ttattgaaagtataataaacacttacagtagtagtgaaTATAGAGATGCTGACAAgacattttttaatgtcaaaaaatattttttattattaatttaggtcacgtggacattaatttagtattatttattcctgTCGTTTGTCACTTTAGCTTTCTCCGTTTATGATGTAACAACAAGGACCAAAATGGGAAATGTTTTTCAGGATAGAGACTAAAAGAGGTACAAATAAAATgcagggactaaaatgaaaatagcCTGAAAATGTAAGAACTAAAACGTGCtttccatccaaaaaaaagaaaaagaaaaagaaaaaagaaacaacacacaCATACTTCTGGGCCCCTAATAAAATCTTATTAGCCCAAAACCTTTCTCCTAATGGGCCCGTTACTCAGCCCAATTTCCACATCCAATATTTCTTGCTTTTTTGGGGTGGAGAATCAAAATGTGAAATTTCACATCATATAGATACTATAGTAATATTTCTGATACTCataaagtcaaaaaaattcagatcatACACCTAATTttggagctaaaaaaaaaatgtgggcaTGTAATGTATGGATCTCCTTTAGCTTACTCTGGTGCGTGGCATCAGTTATTTCAGTTAGTGCACTGTCCCAAGAAGAACCCCAACTGGGTTCTGTTCGTGTAGTGTTCCAGgttcttattttttttcgattattttaatgtaatttggtttggttttagttaaaatttttgttgggttttaatttatttatgtgtGTAACAATTTTGGAAAACAGACAAACTATGGAGACATCGAATTCGGTTTCTTACCAACCGTTGCACCCAAAACTGTTGACCACATTTTCAAGCTTGTTCGGTTGGGATGTTACAATACCAATCACTTTTTTCGggtattttaatgattttttgatAAGCTGACTATGCTGTATAATGTACTTGTTATTTGAATTTATGTGTGTAATAATGGGATTAGTGTGTACTGTATTTGTAGGTTGATAAGGGGTTTGTTGCCCAAGTGGCTGATGTTGTGGGTGGAAGAACAGCCCCAATGAATGAAGAGCAAAGAAGAGAAGGTGAAAAAACTGTTGTTGGTGAATTTAGTGATGTCAAACATTTAAAGGGTGTTCTTTCTATGGGGAGGTAATGTAAATGTCTTCTTTGCtaaagcaaattttttttttttttttttgggttgtttataacttataatttaGCTTATATAATTGTTAGTGCTATGATATTTCCCTGTTTAGTTCCTGTGtggtttatattttttgcaTCCTAAAACATAATGTATTACCagctttaccttttttttttttttgggatacaTGCTCAGTTGAtttttaaagcaaaataaaccaattcaatagttacaaccTAGGAAGCACCGACATGGACACGGACACGGGTACAGGGACTACATAACGACACAAgaactttctaaaaaattacaacatGAAATGGCCGGTATGACTCCGGTACGGCATCCTAAATGAAGTGTCCATGGGatggggatttgaaccctagaggTTTCTATTGGAAAAACTAGGAGGTGCCttttgagctacaaggctcttggcaagcAAAATATCCCAATGGAAAAAAGTAACACCAAACAAACACTTAGTTGGTATTGTCTTCCTCAAAAGCGTTAATTTTGTCACGCTCATCGCCGGGCTAATTCACACTGTAGAAATAGTTTTATTGGGAGTCTGTTCTTTGAGGGAAACACAACAAGAAATGCAGATGAGATTAAGGGAGGCATTTTACAGTTTTATAAAATCTGTATTATGAGACACTAAACTGGAGACCAACACTAGATGGGCTGCAATTGAAAATACTTGAGAGTGAGGAGGCAGTTGGGTTGGAAAGACCTTTCGAGGAGGTGGAAGTTGTAGAAGCAGTCAAAACTATGAATGGAGACAAAGCATGAGGCAGTTTCAATATGATGGCCTGGGCATCAGAGGTTTCATGAGATATCAAAAAAATCACTGGGACTCCTACATTTTCAATGTTGAAGTTTCACTTGGTAAATTAGAAGATAGTTTGTTAGCCGATTCAATATCATGGTCTGTGCATTTGTAGTTTCCTATGTTTTAATAATGCATTACTGGGAAAGTGGATTTGGCGCTATGCCATGGAAGAAGACACAATATAAAGAGCAGtagtagataaaaaaatatgggTATCATTGGAGAGATTGGGTTTTGGGGGTGATCAATGAACCTTATGGATTGCCTCTTTGAAACATATTTGCAATGGCTGGGAGAGGTTCTCTAAATTCATCAAGCTTGAACTGGGTAGTGTATTTCATATTTGTTCTTGGCATGATCCATGGCATGGGGTGGTGATCGTTAAGGAGGCTTTCTTGCAGTATTTCAAATAGCCCAAAATAAGGAGGCTTTGTGATGGACTATATTTGATGGAATAGTGTAGCTAATTATTGGGACATTATGTTCACTAGATTGTCCATGATTGGGAATGAAGTTTTTACATTCTTTTCTCTACCTTCTCTATTCCACTAAAATTACTAGAGATGGGGAAGACAGAATGTGTTGGAATCCCACTAGGAGATGTATATTTAAGGTTAAGTCTTATTATCAGGCTCTTACTAGCAGAAGCCCTCATTTCTTTtgtggaaaagcatttggagTGTTAAGATTCCTACACAAGTAACTTTCTTCACATGGATAGCTGCTAGAGGAAAGATTCTCACTATGGATAATCTACAAACCATTTGCTCATTCATTGGGATTATGCGCATAGACTATGGTCATTGGTGGTTTGTTTGTTCAAACTCCATTGGATTATGCCAAAAAGGGCAGTGGATTTGTTGGTTTGTTGGAAAAGGGCTTTGGCAGGCATCATTTTGCTTACTTATGGGGGGAAATTCCATTATTCATCATGTGGATTATTTGGAGAGAATGCTACCAATATACTTTTGAAGGGGTTGAGGGTTTGCCTTTAGAGTTAACTTTGTTTTAATTACACTCCAGGCATGATTGGATGGCTGCTTTGAGTGGTCACTCCTTTTCTATTTTGGAGGAATTTctaatttgtgaaaaaaaaaaaaaaaaaatggtggctCGAAGAGATTTGTGAAACTTTAGATGACATTGTAGCATCCTTTGTACATGGTTATgcttttctaaaaataaataaataaaaatctttgattactatcaaataaataaattgaagtgTTACATGCATCGTAAGGTGTCACACTGTCTGTTAGCTTGGGACATTAGAGTTGATTACCAAAGATAGTTGTTAGCTATGAGGGTTGAAATGTCATGTGGAAGCAAAACCAACCGCATACTGGCTTTACTGAAGCATATTAAGTCTTTTAATTCTTCTGTTGGTTGCTGAGTTCCTCTGAAACTGAGGGTCaatctattttctattttaatcaAACCATTTGTGTGCAGTGTATGGTCAAGCCTAGGAGACAGCTACAACCGATTGGTAGATAGGATATAAAGTTTGTATGAATGCTATGCGATAGtagcaagtcaattgtattttgtTCTGATTGTATCTGCAGTATGTCAGCTTTATTTAGAATTCTTTATAGTCTTGCATGTTCTTGTctattttttgatgaattaacttattcattaaaaaaaagtggaaatgAACACTTCTAGAGGTGAAAAAGTGCAGGAATTCTGCTGCTCATTGTGAATCAATACTTAGGGTTcagtaaaactaaaataattgtttataaGGAGTCAGAAGTACCTATATAATTCTGAGACAGTCTAGGGTGATTGATTGTGAGACTTGTTTGGTATGAGGTATTTTAGGGAGGATGAAAACTTGGGGAaggaaaagaggagagagattGCAATTTTCTTCTGTTTGGTAGGGAAGAAAACTAGGTGGAAAGAAAGTACTCCCTGGACCCACTGAATGTTCCCCATCCAAAAGTGAGAAAATATGGGAAGAAAATGTGGAGGGAAGAAAATTGTACTATTTTGACCCTTATCTATCTGCTTAAAATGTTCCTGCCTGCAAGTTCCATTGCACCAAGGCCAAGACCTACTTTCTTGACCCCTTCTCTTGCCCCTTCCGAGAACATTCTTTCTGCAACTTATTTTCATCATCGACATGGTCATTTTGAGCACTAGGTGTTGATCTTCCAATTGAGGAGTGGAGTCTTGGGCCAGTTATGCCTCCTAAATGGGCTCTGAGTCTCCAGAAACAGGTCAGATTTCTGGTTAATTGCCAGGTGGGTGGTCAACCTGTGCTTGAGATCTAAGTTAAAGACAGGTTTAGGGTTTTGGACCAGAGACTTGTTGGGACTGACGGATTTGGTTATCTTAATCTTCGCTAGCTAGATTCTcccatttagagagaaaatagaagCTAGAGAAAGAGAAGGTGTTTTTGTGTGAGTTTGTGTTACAGTAAATTGTATAATAGTAAATTAACACaattgttatttcttttctttcatttttcttctcaaccaaacaaaggaaAGTTGTTGGTATTTTCTattctttcatctcttttacTGAACATACATGATGGAGAATTGGTATTTTCTCCATCCTCCCTTTTTTctatccttttgttttttcatccttacttccaaacagaccctaaaagATAAGTTGGAGGGTGCCATCCGGATGGAAGTAGTAGGAGCctatttatatatgatatagGCCTGAACAACGAAAGCATTTCAATATTTCTGATTTCTCCAAAGCTCTGCCTTTGGAACAGTTAGAAAGGAAATTTTAGATTCTGTGCTAAACTTACTTTCTGGTTCTCTATTTTTGGTCAGTTTGACAGCTTAAATTTGTGAAATTCAGTGTCTAATGGGGTTTGAATTGTTAACCCAGTGGTATTGGCACCCTTTGTGGAGCCCATGTCTAGGGTTTGAAGCCTACCTCCCTCTTCCCCTATTTACCtagccaaaataataataataacaataatcttaatACTTGCTTGGTATACCCTTGGATTACATCTTCAAAATGTATTGAAGAATAAGAACCAGATCATCACAATGGGACTGAGCTGAATACTTCATACTGATCTACTCGTGATTGTAAAATATTCCATGGTGGTCTATAGTCACCAACATATGAGGATAGACCAAGTTTGGTTAGAATTCATGTTTTATGTTTTCCTCATGAACAATTTATCAGCCCTCTCTTGCTCATAACTTTATCACAGCATCATGTAAAGAGTCATTTAGAGTGTTAAAGATATTGGGTTTATGTTAATGTAATGCCCAAGAGGTCAAATATGTTGTAAGCTCATGTAGGGCTAACCCTAGCTCCTATATACACTActagggttcattgtaataaataatTGAGAATACagtaaagatgtagcccttaggGCATTATCTCTTGGGCATAGTCCATCGAGCTGAACCATGTAACTCTTGtattcttctctctttcctgCTTCCGCATTTCTATATTATGTTATTCTCGTCTTTAACAGTTGCATTTGACTTTAATCTTCTATGGACTTCCTCATTTAGTTCGAAAGTTTGACAGGTTGATTTTTACTTTGGTATAGGTTTGAGGATCCCAACAGTGCTCAATCCTCTTTTTCGATGCTTCTCGGAGATGCTCCTCATCTTGATGGCCAGGTTTGCTAGTTACACTTGCCAGCTTTGATTCAAAGATATTTTAGTATCTCGTATGATATGATTGCTAATAAAATGGCTGACGTCTTCAGTATGCAATTTTTGGACGAGTTACCCGAGGTGAAGAAACATTGAAAAAGTTTGAGCAGCTCCCTACTCGTCgtgagggtatttttgtaatggTAATATTCAGTTGATCACTCTCAATAGAATGATCTGAAATCTCGAACTGGTACAATTTTCTCCGGCCTTCtgattgaaaatatattttaatgatGAACGACTATGGCAAgtttttttgagtttgtatgTGTCTCTTGCAGAATTTCCCATGTGATATGTTAGTAGTTAACCCTCTTCTGATTATTCTCTCTGATAaccaatattatttttatcttttcccAATGTATTATCTTTTCTACTATACAAGATTTGCATCTTAGACCTCTAATCAAACTCCACTGGACCCCTTTACCATCTCATCTAAAGCCTAGGTTTATTGATGCTGTCATTTGATTGTAATATGTACTATAGTTTTACCATGAAGACAGATAATCATGTCATGTAAATTTCAAGAAAGCGATGTTTGTCCTTGTCCCATTCTTTCATGTGGGACCAGCTCTGGTAATGACCATTTCATTCACTTGGTACAACTTATATTGGTTTAGGTAGGGAACCTGAACTTACTGCATTCTTTTACAGAGACTAACATCTGATTGGAACGCTTAAATCATTGTCATGTTAATCATGTGATTTTCAGTCTGATTTATGAATCTTTGACTGGGATTTTTTGATGAGACTGGTTGAACAGTGATTCTCATGCCTCTTACTCTGAAACTTATGCATCAAGAAGCAGTGAGGATGATCCCATCCTAGTCTCTCTGACTTTAGTATTCTTCCATATGTAAATCCCATTAGTTCCATGCAGTAAATCTGGCCTTTTCTTTGTCCGGCTAGTTTGTCTGCTTCTGAAATTGTGCTGTTACATCACTTTGTTAGCATTTTAATTATTCATTCTCGGCACTCAgctaatttttctctcttttttccgtTATTTCAGCCAACTGAACGCATCACCATCTTATCAACGTACTATTATGGTGAGAATTAAGCAGCCTGTTAATTTGATCTTGTTTGTGCATTTTCTGGTAACTCgcctttttatttctattgatATAGATAGAAACAGATTGCATTAGTATCTTCCCTATATAGATGCAACCtacatacccttgacatccagaGAAAAACTTCTCTAGATTTTCCCAATGGGGTTTACAAGCAGGATTGGGTTTTCTAGGAAAgcttgttataaaattttatatacatattatcACTAGATTCACTACAATGTAAATTAGTGGGCAGATCACCTGCATGGATCATTTTAAACTGCAAAGCTATCTGAAAAAAATTGAGCAGTGTTTATAGCTAGTTATGATGAGTAGGAAGAAGATTAAATTACGATAGTCAAATCAGCATGGACTATATGCCAATAATAGAAACTAATAGCTGACATGCAATAGAGattgggttttattttcttatcaattAAAAGACTTCCTAGGTTATTATGAGAAAATACTGATTATTATATAGCTGTCTTGTCAGTGGATTTTGAtaatagaaagaagaaatgaGTAGAGTAACATGATAGAAAAATTGCATTTTACTCGATGTAATTCTTGTTgcttgtcttttttatttatttatagatacTGAGATGGAGAGCTGTGAAACGGAGAGGTCAGTTTTGAAAAGAAAGCTTGCTGCATCTGCTGTTGAAATCGAAAGACAGGTAATGAGGAATCCTACAAGATTTATACAGTTCAGACTCTTGAAGACATGACACTCTTGCGCCCCAATGTCTGGGATCATTTGTACATGTAGAAAAACTCTCCCCTACTTACCTAAAAGTACAGAGTTATGAAGTGTTCTGCATTCCGTCAAGATAACTAACACATCATTATTTCGAGTCACGGTTCTTATGCAAGGAAACATTTGCTTATAGACACACGATATTATTgatcaacaaagacaaaaacagccgttattatgtttatatttttgggGAGTTATTACGCATGATACCTTGTTTCTGTGTTGAAACACAGCATGTGTGCTTCTGTCTGCTTATCTTCCAATTAAATTTACTTGACAAAAATGCTTTATTGTCTGACTTGGCCTTGtcttgtgtttttttcttgCAGAGAATGAAATGCTTCCCTTGATTTTGCAAGCATGAGCCTGATCATCAAGAAGAGATGGTACAATTACTGTAAAGTTCTCCAGTTCTAACAGCAGAGCTCCGCGATATGATGTTTACTCAAAAACAAGAACCTGTATTTTAAGTTTGAATTGAATAGGCTTGTGTGAAGTAGTCAAGAAGCACGAACAACGAGCTCACTACTACATTTTTACCAATATGAACCGGTTCATTCATTGCATGAATAGACCAGAGCTGGTGTGTAATGAAGCTAATGGCTCAGAATTCATGTTGGAACTTGGATCATCGTCTTGGTGAGCTCAGAATTGACTCCTGGGTTGTGTGACAGCTGAAATTGTTCTGTAGCATGAGAGCAAGCCCATTATAGACTGTTAATAAAGCCCTATGCATTGAGGTCTATTAAGTTGCATGAGGCAATTGCCTTTCTAAGGACTTTCCCCGAATGCATGAAACCATGgtagttataaatttttttacccaaaaaaaaaaaaaaaaaaaaaaaggatagtaTAAAATTTAGGTAAAATATACTTATACTTTGCAGTGGTTTAAAATTGCACTCTTTTaaggtgtgtgtatatatatatatatatattttaactttacttttttctagttagttttaaaattgcacttatttaaaaaaaaaaaaaaactataccaAATGAGCACTCTAATGTTGTTTTATTGACATCcctaggtttttaatttttctgatCATGTCTCATGTCATTCATTTAATCAAATatatcatgtaatttttttttttaaattttttatgagctATTTTCATCTACTTGTTAAAATCATTAATGCTACTTAGGCTAAATCTGGATCCAGCGTTTTGCATTTCAAAATctggcgtttttttttttttttttttttgtgcaagcGTTTCAGCTTTTACCATACAAAGtatactgttcatgtactgtttacaggacccacaaccactttattttaaaaaataaaaataaaaatgggtcccacagtattatttacacatttaaaaattattttgctacagtgtttttaattttcagcaaaataagctcTATCCAAACGAAACCTTAGTCAAATAAGTTAAACGCAACCTTACTTGTTTAGCCACACCCCTCTCTAATCATACCCATATGGTGTCAAATTGTCACTATGCTTTGTTTGATgttaatattttctagaaaatgagtcatttaccaaaaaatattttccacaaaaccatcttatttttctatgtttggtAGCAACCTTACATgagttggaaaaaaataatctaatttcCTTTATTTAACGTGCTATGAGATATAATTGTTTTCCAAAACAAATTAGCAGAAAACAATCTCCAAAAAATAAGCcatatttttacattaattaatgACAGTTTTccttttaatcattttttatgaTACTACTAAACactgaaaaatgtgaaaaactatCTTCACATAGCGATGACTAACCCAAGTGGACACTGAGAGAAGTGGATGGGAGTAGTTGACTAGATCAATTGATAGCACAGAATGTGACTCTAAACTTTGGGGGGGAGTGAATAGAACTGTTAGATAAGGATAAAGATTTATTGGTAAAGGGAAGAGGATGGTCCTAAACTCCTAATCCTAAGCCATCTCCTCCCTCCTGACAGAGCACCGAAAGAGGGATGGAGGACATGGACATTGGACCATCATAGAGTTATAAATGGGATTTTGGCTCCAAATACACAGATGGGTTCATTGTTTATggatgttttgagttttgatgtcaacatcaaaactcaaaatgacTTCCAGGCTTATAGCAAAACCTTTCATCAAGATTTTAGAAGTCACACAACCATTCTACAAATggtggtaaaatgtaattagGGAAAACGGAGTCATTTTTCAGTTC
This genomic stretch from Quercus lobata isolate SW786 chromosome 3, ValleyOak3.0 Primary Assembly, whole genome shotgun sequence harbors:
- the LOC115982972 gene encoding peptidyl-prolyl cis-trans isomerase CYP23, yielding MWACNVWISFSLLWCVASVISVSALSQEEPQLGSVRVVFQTNYGDIEFGFLPTVAPKTVDHIFKLVRLGCYNTNHFFRVDKGFVAQVADVVGGRTAPMNEEQRREGEKTVVGEFSDVKHLKGVLSMGRFEDPNSAQSSFSMLLGDAPHLDGQYAIFGRVTRGEETLKKFEQLPTRREGIFVMPTERITILSTYYYDTEMESCETERSVLKRKLAASAVEIERQRMKCFP